The following coding sequences lie in one Pectobacterium sp. A5351 genomic window:
- the uspE gene encoding universal stress protein UspE, translated as MAKYQNLLVAIDPNQDDQPALRRAVYLVQRLGGRIKAFLPIYDFSYEMTTLLSPDERVEMRQGVIQQRTEWIAEQCKYYLEAGVPIEIKVVWHNKPFEALIREVISGQHDLLLKMAHQHDRLEAVIFTPTDWQLLRKCPCPVWMVKDQPWPTEGRALVAVNLASEDPYHDPLNIKLVSETLELAQQVDQTEVHLVGAYPVTPINIAIELPDFDPSVYNDAIRGQHLIAMKSLRQKFGLDERVTHVEKGLPEEVIPDLAEHLQAGVVVLGSLGRTGLSAAFIGNTVEHVIDHLKCDLLAIKPDDFVSPITLEDGNNG; from the coding sequence ATGGCAAAGTATCAGAACTTACTGGTAGCTATTGACCCAAATCAGGATGACCAACCAGCGCTGCGTCGGGCGGTTTACCTGGTTCAGCGACTTGGCGGCCGCATCAAGGCATTTCTGCCGATTTATGATTTCTCTTATGAAATGACAACCTTGCTTTCCCCTGATGAACGGGTGGAAATGCGTCAGGGTGTTATCCAGCAGCGGACGGAGTGGATTGCCGAGCAGTGCAAATACTACCTTGAAGCAGGCGTTCCAATCGAAATCAAAGTGGTCTGGCACAATAAACCCTTTGAAGCCCTCATTCGGGAAGTGATTTCCGGCCAGCACGACCTGTTGTTGAAAATGGCACATCAGCACGATCGACTGGAAGCCGTTATCTTTACGCCAACCGACTGGCAGTTACTGCGAAAATGCCCTTGCCCCGTGTGGATGGTCAAAGATCAGCCTTGGCCAACCGAAGGCCGAGCGCTGGTTGCCGTCAATCTGGCCAGCGAAGACCCTTATCACGATCCACTTAATATCAAACTGGTATCAGAAACGCTGGAGCTAGCTCAGCAGGTTGACCAGACCGAAGTTCATCTGGTCGGTGCCTACCCCGTTACCCCCATTAATATCGCCATTGAGCTGCCTGATTTCGATCCCAGCGTCTACAACGATGCAATTCGAGGACAGCACCTTATCGCCATGAAATCGCTACGGCAGAAGTTCGGCCTTGATGAGCGTGTGACGCACGTAGAAAAAGGCTTGCCGGAAGAAGTGATTCCCGATCTGGCGGAGCATTTACAGGCGGGTGTTGTGGTGTTGGGTTCACTGGGCAGAACCGGCCTTTCCGCTGCGTTTATCGGCAACACCGTCGAGCACGTCATCGATCATTTGAAGTGTGACTTGCTTGCAATTAAACCCGATGACTTTGTGTCACCGATTACGTTGGAAGACGGCAATAACGGCTGA
- the pntB gene encoding Re/Si-specific NAD(P)(+) transhydrogenase subunit beta, translated as MSGGLVTAAYIVAAILFIFSLAGLSKHETSQQGNIFGISGMALALIATILGPDSGNVGWIIVAMAIGGSIGIYLARKVEMTEMPELVAILHSFVGLAAVLVGFNSFLDHGEITDPVMVNIHLTEVFLGIFIGAVTFTGSVVAFGKLRGKISSKPLMLPHRHKMNLAALVVSFLLLLVFVNTGSVALQVLALILMTAIALVFGWHLVASIGGADMPVVVSMLNSYSGWAAAAAGFMLSNDLLIVTGALVGSSGAILSYIMCKAMNRSFISVIAGGFGTDGVSSGESEEVGEYREASAEDVADLLKNSTSVIITPGYGMAVAQAQYPVHDITAKLRARGINVRFGIHPVAGRLPGHMNVLLAEAKVPYDIVLEMDEINDDFTDTDTVLVIGANDTVNPAAQEDPHSPIAGMPVLEVWKAQNVIVFKRSMNTGYAGVQNPLFFKENTQMLFGDAKDSVEAILKAL; from the coding sequence ATGTCTGGTGGATTAGTAACTGCTGCATACATTGTTGCCGCAATTCTCTTTATTTTCAGTTTGGCAGGGTTGTCCAAGCACGAAACGTCGCAGCAAGGGAATATCTTCGGTATCAGCGGGATGGCGCTTGCGCTGATCGCGACGATTCTGGGGCCTGATTCTGGTAACGTTGGCTGGATCATCGTTGCGATGGCGATCGGTGGGTCAATCGGTATTTATCTGGCGCGTAAGGTTGAAATGACCGAAATGCCAGAACTGGTCGCTATCCTCCACAGTTTTGTGGGCCTGGCCGCGGTACTGGTTGGTTTTAACAGCTTCCTCGATCACGGTGAAATCACCGATCCGGTGATGGTCAATATCCATTTGACGGAAGTCTTCCTGGGTATCTTCATCGGTGCTGTGACCTTCACGGGTTCAGTTGTCGCTTTTGGAAAACTGCGCGGAAAAATCTCTTCCAAGCCGTTGATGCTGCCTCATCGCCACAAAATGAATCTGGCGGCGTTGGTTGTGTCCTTCCTCCTGCTGCTGGTTTTCGTCAATACGGGCAGCGTCGCGCTGCAGGTACTGGCGTTGATTCTGATGACGGCGATTGCACTGGTATTCGGCTGGCATCTGGTTGCGTCGATTGGCGGCGCGGACATGCCAGTCGTGGTCTCTATGCTGAACTCTTACTCCGGTTGGGCGGCCGCCGCCGCGGGCTTCATGTTGAGCAATGACCTGTTGATCGTGACCGGTGCTCTGGTGGGTTCTTCGGGTGCGATTCTGTCTTACATCATGTGTAAAGCGATGAACCGCTCCTTTATCAGCGTTATTGCCGGCGGTTTTGGTACGGACGGCGTTTCTTCTGGTGAGAGTGAAGAAGTCGGTGAATATCGTGAGGCTTCAGCAGAAGACGTCGCTGATTTGCTCAAGAACTCAACCTCGGTCATCATCACGCCGGGATACGGCATGGCTGTCGCGCAGGCGCAGTACCCTGTGCATGACATCACTGCAAAACTGCGTGCTCGTGGTATCAACGTTCGCTTTGGTATCCACCCGGTTGCAGGGCGTTTGCCTGGTCACATGAACGTGCTGTTGGCAGAAGCCAAAGTGCCTTACGACATCGTGTTGGAAATGGATGAAATCAACGATGATTTCACCGATACCGACACCGTGCTGGTCATTGGCGCGAATGACACCGTTAACCCGGCTGCGCAGGAAGATCCACATAGCCCAATCGCAGGTATGCCTGTTCTGGAAGTGTGGAAAGCGCAGAATGTTATCGTGTTCAAGCGTTCTATGAATACCGGTTACGCTGGCGTGCAGAATCCGCTGTTCTTTAAAGAGAACACGCAGATGCTGTTTGGCGATGCCAAAGACAGCGTTGAGGCGATTCTGAAAGCGCTGTAA
- the pntA gene encoding Re/Si-specific NAD(P)(+) transhydrogenase subunit alpha, whose translation MRIGVPRERLANEARVAATPKTVEQLLKLGFTVSIEREAGKLASFDDAAYEDAGASIVDSSEVWQSDIVLKVNAPQDDEIELTRAGSTVVSFIWPAQNPALLEKLAARQVTVMAMDSVPRISRAQSLDALSSMANIAGYRAIVEAAHEFGRFFTGQITAAGKVPPAKVMIIGAGVAGLAAIGAAGSLGAIVRAFDTRPEVKEQVKSMGAEFLELDFEEEAGSGDGYAKVMSEAFIKAEMELFAAQAKEVDIIVTTALIPGKPAPRLITKEMVLSMKPGSVIVDLAAQTGGNCELTVADRVTVTENGVKIIGYTDLPSRLPTQSSQLYGTNLVNLLKLLCKEKNGEITVDFDDTVIRGVTVIKEGEITWPAPPIQVSAQPQQAKPAAVVKEEAKPTSPWKKYAFLAIAILLFGWLADAAPKEFLSHFTVFALSCVVGYYVVWNVSHALHTPLMSVTNAISGIIVVGALLQIGHGGWVSFFSFIAVLIASINIFGGFTVTQRMLKMFRKN comes from the coding sequence ATGCGTATTGGTGTACCAAGAGAGCGGTTGGCCAATGAAGCCCGTGTAGCAGCGACGCCGAAAACGGTTGAACAACTGCTGAAACTGGGTTTTACGGTCTCGATAGAACGTGAAGCGGGAAAACTGGCAAGTTTTGATGATGCGGCATATGAAGACGCTGGCGCGTCGATTGTTGACAGTTCGGAAGTCTGGCAATCCGATATCGTCCTGAAGGTGAATGCGCCGCAGGATGATGAAATCGAACTGACCCGAGCGGGCAGTACGGTTGTCAGCTTTATCTGGCCAGCGCAAAACCCCGCACTGCTGGAAAAACTGGCGGCCCGTCAGGTGACGGTGATGGCGATGGATTCCGTGCCGCGTATTTCGCGCGCGCAGTCACTCGATGCACTCAGTTCAATGGCCAACATTGCTGGCTATCGCGCCATCGTAGAAGCCGCCCACGAGTTTGGTCGCTTCTTTACCGGGCAAATTACCGCTGCGGGTAAAGTTCCGCCTGCTAAAGTCATGATTATCGGTGCTGGCGTGGCTGGTTTGGCCGCGATCGGCGCCGCGGGTAGCTTAGGTGCTATCGTTCGTGCTTTTGATACCCGCCCTGAAGTAAAAGAGCAGGTTAAGAGCATGGGCGCCGAGTTCCTTGAACTCGACTTTGAAGAAGAAGCAGGCAGCGGTGACGGCTATGCCAAGGTCATGTCTGAAGCTTTTATCAAAGCCGAAATGGAACTGTTCGCAGCACAGGCGAAAGAAGTCGACATTATCGTCACTACTGCACTGATTCCCGGAAAACCGGCACCACGCCTGATCACTAAAGAAATGGTGCTGAGCATGAAGCCCGGCAGCGTGATTGTCGATTTAGCGGCGCAAACGGGCGGAAACTGTGAGCTGACCGTGGCCGATCGCGTCACCGTGACGGAAAACGGCGTCAAAATTATCGGTTATACCGATTTACCCAGCCGTCTGCCGACACAATCTTCACAGCTTTACGGCACAAATCTGGTTAACCTGCTGAAATTACTCTGCAAAGAGAAAAACGGTGAGATCACTGTCGATTTTGACGATACCGTGATTCGCGGCGTGACCGTCATTAAAGAAGGTGAAATCACCTGGCCGGCACCGCCAATTCAGGTTTCAGCGCAGCCACAGCAGGCCAAACCTGCCGCGGTGGTGAAAGAAGAAGCCAAGCCGACATCGCCATGGAAGAAATATGCGTTCCTCGCGATTGCCATTCTGCTGTTTGGCTGGTTGGCCGATGCCGCACCGAAGGAATTCCTGTCTCACTTTACCGTTTTTGCGTTGTCCTGCGTCGTGGGTTATTACGTTGTCTGGAATGTCAGCCACGCCTTGCACACGCCACTGATGTCAGTCACTAACGCGATATCAGGCATTATCGTTGTCGGAGCATTGTTGCAGATCGGCCACGGCGGATGGGTGTCGTTCTTCTCATTCATTGCCGTATTGATCGCCAGCATCAATATTTTCGGTGGTTTCACCGTGACTCAGCGCATGCTGAAAATGTTCCGTAAAAACTAA
- the ydgH gene encoding DUF1471 family protein YdgH yields the protein MKLKTTVIASTLLLSLSAFAAQAAQELTPEQAKSLQPFERITFKGRFNAINEAVAAASTRADKLGAESFYVQSMTDTNSGDYWNVTVDLYHKDAPKAEQNVQYRTIYGVKELPKDAAYLIEPYDTVTVSGLFSTQPDLIDAIAKAAKEKNADSFYIVRQIDVNSNSANQRATAFIYKADAPKRQLQRPDAIPADSDAGRAALAAGGAEAAKVEIPGVAYSDSPSRSVGNFFETQSSKGGRYTVTLSDGTQIQELNNATAAQMVPFDSIQFRGSYTNITQISEAVAKRAGEKGAKYYHITRQWEGKGSNMTISADIYK from the coding sequence ATGAAGCTGAAGACTACTGTTATTGCGTCCACGTTGTTGTTATCACTCTCGGCATTTGCAGCGCAGGCTGCACAGGAACTGACGCCTGAGCAGGCAAAATCCCTGCAACCTTTTGAACGAATTACGTTTAAGGGGCGTTTTAATGCGATCAATGAAGCAGTCGCGGCAGCCTCAACACGCGCAGACAAGTTGGGTGCAGAGTCGTTTTATGTTCAGTCAATGACGGATACTAACTCCGGCGACTACTGGAATGTGACTGTCGATCTGTACCATAAAGATGCCCCTAAAGCGGAACAGAACGTGCAATATCGCACCATCTACGGCGTGAAAGAACTGCCGAAAGATGCCGCCTATCTGATAGAGCCCTATGACACCGTAACGGTAAGTGGGTTATTCAGCACTCAGCCCGATTTGATCGATGCCATAGCGAAAGCGGCAAAAGAGAAAAATGCGGACTCGTTTTACATCGTCCGCCAGATCGACGTGAACTCAAATAGTGCGAATCAAAGGGCTACCGCATTTATCTATAAAGCCGATGCGCCAAAACGTCAGCTTCAACGCCCTGATGCAATCCCTGCTGATTCTGATGCGGGTCGCGCCGCTCTGGCTGCCGGTGGAGCAGAAGCCGCCAAAGTAGAAATTCCAGGGGTTGCTTACTCGGATAGCCCCAGCCGCAGCGTGGGCAACTTCTTTGAAACACAGTCGTCAAAAGGTGGACGTTACACGGTAACGCTATCTGATGGCACGCAGATTCAAGAACTGAATAATGCCACTGCGGCCCAGATGGTGCCTTTCGACTCCATCCAGTTCCGCGGCAGCTACACCAATATTACACAGATATCTGAAGCCGTTGCTAAACGTGCGGGCGAGAAAGGTGCCAAGTACTACCACATCACCAGACAGTGGGAAGGTAAAGGCAGCAATATGACAATCAGCGCCGATATCTATAAATAA
- the kdsA gene encoding 3-deoxy-8-phosphooctulonate synthase — MTNKVVKIGDIPVANNLPFVLFGGMNVLESRDLAMRICEHYVTVTQKLGIPYVFKASFDKANRSSIHSYRGPGLEEGMKIFQELKQTFGVKIITDVHEAHQAQPVADVVDVIQLPAFLARQTDLVEAMAKTGAVINVKKPQFVSPGQMGNIVDKFIEGGNDQVILCDRGSNFGYDNLVVDMLGFNVMKQVSNGSPVIFDVTHALQCRDPFGAASSGRRGQVTELARAGMAVGLAGLFIEAHPDPAHAKCDGPSALPLDKLEPFLQQIKAIDDLVKSFPELDTSH, encoded by the coding sequence ATGACGAATAAAGTGGTCAAGATAGGGGATATCCCCGTCGCCAATAATCTGCCTTTTGTGCTGTTTGGCGGTATGAATGTTCTTGAATCACGCGATCTGGCGATGCGCATTTGTGAGCATTACGTCACGGTCACGCAGAAGCTGGGTATTCCTTACGTGTTCAAAGCGTCATTCGATAAGGCTAACCGCTCCTCGATTCACTCTTACCGTGGTCCCGGTCTGGAAGAAGGGATGAAAATCTTCCAGGAACTGAAACAGACCTTTGGCGTAAAAATTATCACCGACGTGCATGAAGCACATCAGGCGCAGCCTGTTGCCGATGTGGTTGATGTCATCCAGCTTCCTGCGTTTCTGGCGCGCCAAACCGATCTGGTGGAAGCGATGGCGAAAACCGGTGCGGTGATCAACGTGAAAAAACCGCAGTTCGTCAGCCCAGGGCAAATGGGCAACATCGTCGATAAGTTCATCGAAGGCGGCAACGATCAGGTCATTCTGTGCGATCGCGGCAGCAACTTCGGTTACGACAATCTGGTTGTTGATATGCTCGGCTTCAACGTCATGAAGCAGGTTTCTAACGGTTCGCCGGTGATTTTTGACGTGACGCATGCGCTACAGTGCCGCGACCCGTTTGGTGCGGCGTCCAGCGGTCGTCGTGGACAAGTGACGGAGTTGGCGCGCGCCGGTATGGCTGTTGGTCTGGCGGGGCTATTCATTGAAGCTCACCCAGATCCTGCACATGCAAAATGCGATGGCCCATCTGCGCTGCCGCTGGATAAACTGGAACCGTTCCTGCAACAGATCAAAGCAATTGACGATCTGGTGAAAAGTTTCCCAGAGCTGGATACCAGTCATTAA
- a CDS encoding catalase: MNHHFVSNLFSYKKSAAIVLLGLFASSSQAATLTRDNGAPVGDNQNSQTAGNNGPVLLQDVQLLQKLQRFSRERIPERVVHARGTGAYGEFTATADISDLTIAEVFKTGSTTPVFVRFSSVVHGNHSPETLRDPRGFATKFYTSQGNWDLVGNNFPTFFIRDAIKFPDMVHAFKPDPRTNLDDDSRRFDFFSHVPESIRTLTLLYSNEGTPATYRNMDGNGVHAYKLVNSKGETHYVKFRWKTLQGIKNLDPQQVEQVQGKDYSHMSNDLVSAIKRGDYPKWDLYIQVLKPEDLNNFDFDPLDATKIWPDVLERKIGQMVLNRNPENIFQETEQVAMAPSNLVPGIEPSEDKLLQGRLFAYADTQMYRIGVNGLSLPINAPRNDVNNGNQDGSINSGKTQDKGVNYQPSRLYPREELVSARYSHLPLQGSTTQSKIQREQNFKQTGELYRSYSEKERSDLVNSLGTALATADKESRDIMLSYFYKADTEYGTRLTAIAKADLPTVKKLAERLSN; encoded by the coding sequence ATGAATCACCACTTTGTGAGTAATCTCTTCTCCTATAAAAAAAGTGCGGCAATAGTGCTGTTGGGACTTTTTGCTTCTTCGAGTCAGGCGGCGACCTTAACGCGCGATAATGGTGCGCCGGTCGGCGATAATCAAAATTCACAAACCGCCGGTAATAACGGTCCGGTACTCTTACAGGACGTGCAACTGTTGCAAAAATTGCAACGATTTAGCCGTGAGCGTATTCCTGAACGCGTTGTACACGCTCGTGGTACGGGGGCCTATGGTGAATTCACTGCTACAGCGGATATCTCTGATTTAACCATCGCGGAGGTGTTTAAAACGGGAAGCACGACGCCTGTTTTTGTTCGTTTTTCTAGCGTGGTTCATGGTAACCATTCACCAGAAACACTGCGCGATCCACGCGGATTTGCGACTAAATTCTACACTTCACAGGGGAATTGGGATTTAGTTGGCAATAACTTCCCCACATTCTTTATTCGGGATGCCATTAAATTTCCAGATATGGTGCACGCTTTTAAACCCGATCCGCGCACGAATCTGGATGACGACTCCCGCCGCTTTGATTTCTTTTCCCATGTTCCTGAATCCATTCGTACGCTGACGCTGCTTTATTCCAATGAGGGCACACCCGCTACATATCGTAATATGGATGGTAATGGCGTACATGCTTATAAATTAGTGAATAGTAAGGGTGAGACTCACTATGTAAAATTCCGCTGGAAAACCCTGCAAGGAATCAAAAATCTCGATCCGCAGCAGGTTGAGCAGGTGCAAGGGAAAGACTACAGCCACATGTCTAACGATTTGGTATCTGCAATTAAGCGTGGCGACTACCCTAAATGGGATCTCTATATCCAGGTGTTGAAACCGGAAGATCTGAATAATTTTGATTTCGATCCGCTGGACGCGACAAAAATTTGGCCTGATGTCCTTGAACGAAAAATTGGACAAATGGTGCTAAACCGCAATCCTGAAAATATTTTCCAGGAAACAGAACAGGTGGCGATGGCACCTTCCAATCTGGTACCTGGCATAGAGCCATCGGAAGACAAATTGCTTCAGGGACGGCTGTTTGCCTATGCGGATACGCAAATGTATCGCATCGGAGTCAACGGACTAAGCCTGCCGATTAATGCGCCGCGCAATGATGTAAATAACGGTAATCAGGATGGCAGTATTAACAGCGGAAAAACACAGGACAAAGGCGTGAATTACCAGCCTAGCCGGTTGTACCCACGTGAGGAATTAGTGTCTGCCCGTTACAGCCATCTGCCGCTGCAGGGCAGCACAACGCAGAGCAAAATTCAACGTGAGCAGAATTTTAAGCAAACAGGTGAGCTGTATCGTTCCTACAGCGAAAAGGAGCGCTCCGATCTAGTGAATAGCCTAGGCACTGCACTAGCGACGGCTGATAAGGAAAGCCGCGACATTATGTTGTCTTACTTTTATAAGGCTGATACGGAGTACGGTACGCGTCTGACTGCGATAGCAAAAGCGGATCTCCCAACGGTGAAAAAGCTGGCCGAAAGACTGTCTAATTAG
- a CDS encoding ankyrin repeat domain-containing protein: MKALLLILGLLAASTPMAQSEEIKQGENAVKSSLNQYLWDSARNGDLDILQTFIASHYNLNAADEKGYTAMILAAYHGHDTAVDALLKAGADPCLRDKRGNTALMGAIFKGEIKIARQLIAAECNPDQRNNAGQTAAMFASLFQREELLKTLKEKGADLQMTDANGNSVDTLGKGEFITR; the protein is encoded by the coding sequence GTGAAAGCACTATTATTGATTCTCGGGCTGTTAGCCGCTAGCACACCTATGGCTCAAAGCGAGGAGATCAAGCAGGGGGAAAATGCGGTAAAATCCTCGCTTAATCAGTATTTATGGGATTCAGCCAGGAATGGCGATCTCGATATACTCCAGACTTTCATTGCATCACACTACAATCTGAATGCGGCTGATGAAAAAGGTTACACGGCGATGATCCTTGCGGCTTACCACGGGCATGATACGGCAGTGGACGCTTTATTAAAGGCGGGGGCAGATCCTTGTCTGCGTGACAAACGCGGTAATACTGCGCTGATGGGAGCTATTTTTAAAGGTGAGATAAAAATTGCGCGCCAACTTATTGCCGCGGAATGCAACCCGGATCAGCGCAACAATGCTGGACAAACCGCTGCCATGTTCGCATCGCTGTTCCAGCGAGAGGAGCTATTGAAAACACTGAAAGAGAAAGGCGCCGACCTTCAGATGACTGATGCGAACGGCAATAGTGTGGATACACTAGGAAAAGGTGAGTTCATTACCCGATAA
- the fnr gene encoding fumarate/nitrate reduction transcriptional regulator Fnr encodes MIPEKRIIRRIQSGGCAIHCQDCSISQLCIPFTLNEHELDQLDNIIERKKPIQKGQALFKAGDELRSLYAIRSGTIKSYTITEQGDEQITGFHLAGDLVGFDAIGTAQHPSFAQALETSMVCEIPFETLDDLSGKMPNLRQQMMRLMSGEIRGDQDMILLLSKKNAEERLAAFVYNLSRRFAQRGFSPREFRLTMTRGDIGNYLGLTVETISRLLGRFQKSGTLAVKGKYITIENLDALSELAGSSRK; translated from the coding sequence ATGATCCCGGAAAAGCGAATTATCCGACGCATCCAGTCTGGCGGTTGTGCAATCCACTGTCAGGATTGCAGTATCAGTCAGCTATGCATCCCTTTCACTCTGAATGAACACGAGCTCGACCAGCTCGACAACATCATCGAAAGGAAGAAGCCTATCCAGAAGGGACAAGCGCTGTTTAAAGCAGGCGATGAGCTGAGATCGCTGTATGCTATCCGTTCCGGTACGATAAAAAGCTATACCATCACGGAGCAAGGCGACGAGCAGATCACTGGTTTTCATCTGGCAGGTGATTTGGTTGGCTTTGATGCGATCGGTACGGCCCAACACCCAAGCTTCGCTCAGGCGCTGGAAACATCGATGGTCTGCGAAATTCCTTTCGAAACGCTGGACGATCTCTCAGGGAAAATGCCTAACCTGCGTCAGCAGATGATGCGCCTAATGAGCGGCGAAATCCGTGGCGATCAGGACATGATTCTGCTGCTGTCGAAGAAGAATGCTGAAGAGCGTCTGGCGGCATTTGTCTACAACCTCTCCCGTCGTTTCGCTCAGCGTGGTTTCTCGCCGCGTGAGTTCCGTTTAACCATGACGCGTGGTGATATCGGCAATTATCTGGGGCTGACTGTTGAAACCATCAGCCGTCTGCTAGGACGTTTCCAGAAAAGCGGAACGCTGGCAGTAAAAGGAAAATACATCACGATCGAGAATCTTGATGCGCTTTCCGAATTAGCGGGTTCCTCACGTAAATAA
- the ogt gene encoding methylated-DNA--[protein]-cysteine S-methyltransferase — protein MQTFFQDTLATPLGELLIIADENNHLRAVEWREYEDDLFRSLNRSYRNDPFSLQSRHNPGGLTDSLQRYFEGELTIIDTLPVASVGTEFQQQVWRELRRIPCGEITTYGELATLLGRTGAARAVGMANGSNPVSIVVPCHRVIGTGGALTGYAGGIHRKQWLLAHEGYLPRQLFTAIE, from the coding sequence ATGCAGACTTTTTTTCAGGACACCCTGGCCACCCCGCTTGGGGAGTTATTGATTATTGCTGATGAAAATAATCATTTGCGTGCCGTCGAGTGGCGCGAGTATGAAGACGATTTATTTCGCTCGCTCAATCGCAGTTATCGAAATGATCCCTTTTCGTTACAGTCGCGTCATAATCCCGGCGGCCTGACAGACAGCCTACAGCGCTATTTTGAGGGTGAATTAACGATTATTGATACACTGCCTGTGGCGTCCGTCGGGACCGAATTTCAACAGCAGGTCTGGCGGGAATTACGTCGTATTCCCTGCGGAGAAATTACCACCTACGGCGAACTCGCGACACTATTGGGACGCACTGGCGCAGCGCGTGCAGTCGGTATGGCAAACGGTTCAAACCCTGTCAGCATCGTGGTTCCGTGCCATCGTGTCATCGGTACTGGCGGCGCACTGACTGGCTATGCGGGCGGCATTCACCGTAAACAGTGGCTGTTAGCTCACGAAGGGTATTTACCTCGACAGCTATTTACCGCTATTGAATAG
- a CDS encoding Gfo/Idh/MocA family oxidoreductase encodes MKKKYAVVGTGGRAGLYLESIARDYQDQGQFVAFCDTNQTRMNYANQIVHKYGHDNVPTYRAEQFEQMIAETKPDVVIVTSIDRTHHHYIIRAMELGCDVISEKPMTIDEEKCQAIIDAINRTGRKLRVTFNYRYAPHHSKVRELIAAGLIGEVYSVHFEWLLNTEHGADYFRRWHRDKRNSGGLLVHKSTHHFDLVNFWLNSEPETVYAQGDLRFYGKSNAEARGVTEFYSRSHNSAAAENDPFALHMNQSEQLTALYLDAEHEDGYYRDKSVFDDGINIEDVLGVVVRYKNKAIMTYSLNAYLPREGLNVVFNGSKGRLEMKLVEKSYVNGGGQKEDEGALNECEIKIYPMFDEPYVVPVEFKAGGHGGGDQVMLNDLFGTPEPDPLHRAADYRDGAMSILTGIAANRSLRTELPVKISELAVNLKRGN; translated from the coding sequence ATGAAAAAGAAATATGCTGTGGTGGGAACGGGGGGCCGGGCGGGCCTTTATCTGGAATCGATTGCCAGGGATTATCAGGATCAGGGGCAGTTTGTTGCGTTTTGCGATACCAACCAGACACGAATGAATTATGCCAACCAGATTGTCCATAAATATGGACATGATAATGTGCCGACATATCGTGCCGAACAGTTCGAGCAGATGATCGCGGAAACCAAACCCGATGTGGTTATTGTGACGTCTATAGATCGGACGCATCATCATTATATTATCCGGGCGATGGAATTAGGCTGTGATGTCATCAGTGAAAAACCGATGACCATCGATGAAGAGAAATGTCAGGCGATTATTGATGCGATTAACCGCACCGGTCGTAAATTACGCGTGACCTTTAATTATCGCTATGCACCGCATCACAGTAAGGTCCGTGAACTGATCGCCGCTGGATTAATTGGTGAAGTGTATTCGGTTCATTTTGAGTGGCTGTTAAATACTGAGCACGGGGCAGATTATTTCCGCCGTTGGCACCGTGACAAGCGCAATAGCGGCGGGCTGTTGGTGCATAAATCTACGCACCATTTTGATCTGGTGAATTTCTGGCTGAATAGTGAACCGGAAACGGTTTATGCGCAAGGTGATCTGCGTTTTTACGGTAAATCGAATGCTGAAGCACGTGGGGTCACAGAATTTTATTCGCGTTCACATAATAGCGCCGCAGCAGAAAACGATCCGTTTGCGCTACATATGAACCAAAGCGAACAGCTCACGGCATTATATTTAGATGCCGAACATGAAGACGGTTATTACCGTGATAAAAGCGTGTTCGATGACGGTATTAATATTGAAGACGTGCTGGGCGTGGTGGTGCGTTATAAAAACAAAGCCATCATGACGTACTCACTCAACGCGTATTTGCCCAGGGAAGGGCTGAACGTGGTATTTAATGGCAGCAAGGGCCGGTTGGAAATGAAACTGGTGGAAAAATCTTACGTAAACGGGGGCGGACAAAAAGAGGATGAAGGTGCGCTGAATGAATGTGAAATAAAGATCTATCCGATGTTTGATGAACCCTATGTCGTGCCGGTTGAATTTAAAGCCGGCGGACACGGCGGCGGCGATCAGGTCATGTTAAACGATCTGTTTGGTACACCGGAACCGGATCCATTACATCGTGCAGCGGATTATCGTGATGGGGCGATGTCTATTTTAACCGGCATTGCAGCCAACCGATCATTACGCACCGAACTGCCAGTAAAAATAAGCGAACTGGCCGTTAACCTGAAAAGAGGGAATTAA